The Streptomyces halobius genomic interval GTGACGGTGTCGATGACGGTGAGATACGCCGCCCCCAGGCCCAGGCTCACCGGGATCAGCACCCGGTGGTCCGGGCCGACCCACAGCCGCGCCAGATGCGGCACCACGAGCCCCACCCAGCCGATGACCCCGCTCACCGCGACCGCCCCGGCGACGACCGCGGCCACCGCGGTGAGCAGCAGCCAGCGCAGCCGCCCGGGGCGCATTCCGAGCGTCGCGGCGTCCTCGTCCCCCAGCGACAGCACATTGATCCGCCAGCGCAGCGCACAGATCAGCGCCCCGCCGAGCAGCACCGGCACCCCGGCCACGGCGACCTTGCCGTAGGTGGCCGTGGCGAGGCTGCCGAGCAGCCAGAAGACCAGCGACTGCAACTCGCTGTAGGGGTCGGCGAGATACGTGAGCAGCGAGACCAGCGCCGCGAAGAACGCCCCGACGACGATCCCGGAGAGCACGATCGTGAGCGGCGGTGCGGGCCCCCGCACCCGGCTGGTCGCGAAGACCGCGCCGAGGGCGAACAGCCCGAACCCGAAGGATCCGAGCACCAGCGCGGCCGAGCCCAGACCGAGGACGATGGCGAGCGCTCCGCCGAAGGACGCGCCGGAGGAGACGCCGAGGATCTGCGGACTGACGATCGGGTTGCCGAAGACGGCCTGCAGCGCCGCACCGCAGACGGCCAGTCCCGCGCCGACCAGCATGGCCAGCAGCACCCGGGGGAGCCGGACGTTCAGCACCGCCGCCTCCTCGGTGGGTGTCCAGGTCCGTTCGAGCGGCAGCAGCTGCCCGAGCAGAATCCGTACGACCTGGTCGACGCCGACCGCATAGCGGCCCACGGCAAGGGCGGTGACGGCGACGAGCAGCACGCCCGCCGGGAGGACGAACAGCGCGGTGCGGCGGCGGAGTCCGGCGGCCGGTATCGGCGTGGCTCCCGGCCCGCCGGGTCGTTCCGGCCCGCGCCGGCCGCCCCGCTCAGCGGCCGAAGTCGTCATAGTCCCGGGAGCCGGAGTTGGCCTTCGTCCGCAGGATGACGTCCAGCTGGGCGGCGGTGGGCTCGGCACCGTAGAGGAACGCGTACTGGCGGACCACCTCGTCCCGCAGCCCCGGCGCCCCGGTGCCGTGCACCAGACCGGCGAGCCACTGCCACATCAACGGCGACTCCTGGCTGGGCGGGTCCCAGCGGTAGCCGCCCAGCGGCACCTTGTAGACGCGGCGCTCGCGCACCGCCCGCAGGGTCGCCAGCGCCGGTTCAGCGTAGAGATCCTTCGGGGCGGCCGGCCCGAAGTTGCCCAGCAGGATGATGTCGGGGTCCCATTTCAGGAGCTGTTCCCTGTCGATGGTGACCTGCTCGTCGTCGACCCTGGCCGCGGGGTTGCGGGCGCCGACGAGCTCGGTGACGTAGTGGTTGTAGGAGGCGCCGCCCCCGGCCTGCAGTCCGTCGGCGGCGCCGCGCAGATAGAGCACGGACGGCGCGTTCTCGGCGCCCGCACCGGACGCGGGAAGCCGGCCGCGCAGCCGCTTCAGGGCCGTACGCATCCCGTTCACCATCTTCTCGGCGCGTTGCTGCTTGCCGAGCAGCTTGCCGTAGAGGGTGATGGCGCCCTCCAGGTCCTTCTGGGTGCCGTAGGTGAGCCGGGCGACGGTCAGCCCGGCCTTGCGCAGTGGTTCGACGATGCCCGGACCGCGGTCGCCCCACTGGATCACCACATCCGGTTCCAGCGCGAGCACGCTCTCCACGTTGGGTGCGAACTCGGCGCCGGCGACCTCGGTGGGGACCTTGAGCAACTCGGGGTGGGCCGTGCCGAGGAAGCTGCCCTCGATCGCGGTGCGCGAGGCGGCGTTCATTCCGGCCAGCACCTCAGGCCCGCCGTTGACGGCCACCACCATGGAGGCGGCGGGCAGCGGGATGGTCACCACCCGGCGGGCCGGGCGCGGCAGTTCGACGGTGGCGCCGGTCAGGTCGGTGACGCGGAGTCCGTCACCGGTGCCGGCCGCGGGTTCGGCCCGCCCGCAGGCCGTGCCGAGAATGGGCAGGGTGGCTGCGGCGAGGGCGCCGCCCAGCAGTCGGCGGCGTGAGACGTCAGGGCTCGGCACGGTGGGTCCAGGCATCCGGGATCCTCTCCGGTCCGGAGCACGGGCCACCAGGGGACCGGCACCCGGGACCGCAACGCACTCCGGCCACGGCCCACTGGGCCGCCGGCCGCGCACGCCGAGCACCCGAACGGGTCTGCCGCGTCTGTCGCCGCCGCAGACCTCATGCACGCCTCCTGGGGTCCACGCCCCGTGGATGGTGTCCGCGACAGGTCAGTGTCCTGACTCCCGGATCGCCGCTCGCCCCGACCTTCCAGCATCGCTGCCGTGGTCTCCGTGGGGTCCGCTCCCCGGTCACAGTGGCGGGACCGTGCCGGATTCTCACCGGCTTCCTGGCTCCCGTCGCGCAGTTCGTCGGGCACACAGTAGCCAACCCGCCTGCAGGGGGAAAAGGAGAGCCCGTTCACACTGATGCACGGGGGGCGCGAGCCAGGGGGCGTGAGCGCGGGACGAGCGGGCGCGAGTCGCCGACGCGTACGGGCACGAGCGGGCACGAGTCGCCGCGTAGGGATGCCCTCGCCCAACACCCGGGCGGGAGCCTCGTCGGGCAGCTGTATCTTGCGGGGGATCTTGCGGGCGGCACAGTTTCCTTGCGTCAAGGGGCGGGGACAGGGTTCCCATGCCCGATCGTTCTCCTCAGTTTCGCCGTGTCCGCGCCGCATCGTCCGGGTCTCGGCGCGGGATCACGATGGCGGCTGTGATGGCTGTGGTGGCTGCTGCCCTGGCTGTCGGAGGTGCTCCGGCGCGGGCTGGTGGTTCGGCTGACGTCGTGCGGCAGGCTCTGGTCCACCTGGTGCGCGATGACGGGTACCCCGCCGCCTTGGCCGCGGACCGCGGCCGTCACGGTCGTATCCGCCACTACACCGCCGGTGTCGCGGACTTGAGGACCGGGGCGGAGGTGCCGGTCAACGGGCAGGTGCGGGTGGGGAGCAACACCAAGACGTTCACCGCCACCGTCGTCCTGCAGCTGGTCGGGGAGGGCAGGGTCGCCCTCGGCGCCCCGGTCGAGAAGTATCTGCCGAACCTGGTGCGGGGCAAGGGCATCGACGGTCGCCGCATCACGGTACGTCAGCTGCTGCAGCACACCAGCGGACTGCCCAACTACACCGACTTCATCGGCGACCCGACCGGCAAGGAGCGCCATACCTACGTCCGGCCCCGCGCACTGCTCGACCTGGCGCTGGCGCACAAGGCGCACTTCGCTCCCGGGGCCCGCTGGGAGTACAGCAACACCAACTACCTCCTGGCCGGCCTGATCATCGAGAAGGTCACCGGCCGCCCGCTGGCGGAGGAAATCACCCGCCGGGTCATCGAGCGCATCGGACTGCGCCACACCTACTTCCCCGCCGCGGGCGACGAGAGCATCCGGGAAGCCCACCCGGAGGGGTACGCCGCGAAGGGCGGGGGAGTGATGAAGAACATCACGGAGCTGGACCCCTCCTGGGCCTGGGCCGCCGGGCAGATGATCTCCACCCCCGGCGACCTGAACCGCTTCTTCTCGGCCCTGCTCGGCGGCAGATTCCTGCGGCCCGCGCAGCTCGCCCGGATGCGCACCACCGTCGCAGTCCCCGCCGGCCGTCTGTGGCCCGGTGCCCGCTACGGGCTGGGCGTGATCGGTACGCCGATGAGCTGCGGCGGTCTGATGTGGGGGCACGGCGGTGACATCCCCGGCTACGGGACGCGTACAGGGGTCACCGATGACGGCCGTGCCTTCACGGTCGCCGTCACCGCGGACTCGGACTCCGCACCCGTCAGACAAGGCCCCGCCGATGTCCAGGCCGCCGTCGACACCGCCTTGTGCAGGTGACGGGTGACAGCCGGCGCTCGTGGTGACGGTACGTCCGGTCGGTCCGGGCTGTACTGATCCGGGGATCGGGGCGCGCCGGGCTGCGGCCCGCGCGCGGCCGCGTGTGCGGGGGCGTGGCGGTGGGGCCGGGTGGGATGCATGGTGCACGCGGCGGCAAGGTCTCCGAGGGGGATCAGATGTGGGGCGCAAGGGCCACCTGTCCCGGGCATGGGGGCCGGTCAGCCCCTGCCCCGTAGGGGTAGCCGCGCGAGGCTGGAGGGGAGCGAACACGCAGGGAGGGCGATCCGCCATGGGAGTCGCCGATGTCGTCGTGGTGGTCTCCGCCGCCGTCCTGATCGCCGGGTTGGGCTGGTTCTTCTTCGGCCCGCGCCGGGCCCGTGCCGCACGGCTGGAGGGCGGGGTGCAGCGGGCCGAAGTGACGGTGCGCGGCGGCTACAGCCCCAACGTCATCAAGGTCCGCCAGGGAGTGCCGGTGGAGCTGGTCTTCGACCGGCAGGAGTCGGGGGAGTGCACCTCCCGGGTCGTCTTCCCCGACCTGCGGGTCAGCGCCGGACTGCCGGCGTACGCACGCACCGCCGTGCGCCTTCGCCCGTCCGACACCGGTTCCTTCGGCTTCACGTGCGGGATGAACATGATCCACGGCACGCTGCTGGTGGAACCGGACGGTGGCCAGGAGACCGATGCCGGCCCGGACGGTGGCCGTCCCGCAGCCCGCACGGCGGGGCCGGTGGACAGCGAGGCCACTGCGGCACAGGCCGAGGCCGCGGATGCCGCCGAGCGGGCGGCCGAGATCGCGGATCTGACCCGCCGGGTCGCTGTCGGCGCGCTGCTCACCCTGCCGGTGGTCTTCGCGGTGATGGCGCATGAGCTGTTCGGCGCCGACTGGGTGCCGGGCTGGCTGCTGAACCACTGGCTGCAACTGGCGTTGATCACGCCGGTGATGTTCTACACGGGGCGGCCGATCCACTCCACCGGCTGGCTGGCCCTCAAGCACCGCGGCGCGGAGATGAACAGCCTCATCACGCTCGGCACGAGCGCCGCCTACGGCTACAGCCTGCTGGTCACGCTCGCGCCCGGTCTGCTGCCGGAGGAAGTGCGCGAGGTGTACTTCGAGGC includes:
- a CDS encoding ABC transporter substrate-binding protein; translated protein: MPGPTVPSPDVSRRRLLGGALAAATLPILGTACGRAEPAAGTGDGLRVTDLTGATVELPRPARRVVTIPLPAASMVVAVNGGPEVLAGMNAASRTAIEGSFLGTAHPELLKVPTEVAGAEFAPNVESVLALEPDVVIQWGDRGPGIVEPLRKAGLTVARLTYGTQKDLEGAITLYGKLLGKQQRAEKMVNGMRTALKRLRGRLPASGAGAENAPSVLYLRGAADGLQAGGGASYNHYVTELVGARNPAARVDDEQVTIDREQLLKWDPDIILLGNFGPAAPKDLYAEPALATLRAVRERRVYKVPLGGYRWDPPSQESPLMWQWLAGLVHGTGAPGLRDEVVRQYAFLYGAEPTAAQLDVILRTKANSGSRDYDDFGR
- a CDS encoding FecCD family ABC transporter permease; this encodes MTTSAAERGGRRGPERPGGPGATPIPAAGLRRRTALFVLPAGVLLVAVTALAVGRYAVGVDQVVRILLGQLLPLERTWTPTEEAAVLNVRLPRVLLAMLVGAGLAVCGAALQAVFGNPIVSPQILGVSSGASFGGALAIVLGLGSAALVLGSFGFGLFALGAVFATSRVRGPAPPLTIVLSGIVVGAFFAALVSLLTYLADPYSELQSLVFWLLGSLATATYGKVAVAGVPVLLGGALICALRWRINVLSLGDEDAATLGMRPGRLRWLLLTAVAAVVAGAVAVSGVIGWVGLVVPHLARLWVGPDHRVLIPVSLGLGAAYLTVIDTVTRNLSTAEIPLGVLTALVGAPVFLVLLHRSRRRMWSDA
- a CDS encoding serine hydrolase domain-containing protein → MAAVMAVVAAALAVGGAPARAGGSADVVRQALVHLVRDDGYPAALAADRGRHGRIRHYTAGVADLRTGAEVPVNGQVRVGSNTKTFTATVVLQLVGEGRVALGAPVEKYLPNLVRGKGIDGRRITVRQLLQHTSGLPNYTDFIGDPTGKERHTYVRPRALLDLALAHKAHFAPGARWEYSNTNYLLAGLIIEKVTGRPLAEEITRRVIERIGLRHTYFPAAGDESIREAHPEGYAAKGGGVMKNITELDPSWAWAAGQMISTPGDLNRFFSALLGGRFLRPAQLARMRTTVAVPAGRLWPGARYGLGVIGTPMSCGGLMWGHGGDIPGYGTRTGVTDDGRAFTVAVTADSDSAPVRQGPADVQAAVDTALCR